One window from the genome of Nicotiana sylvestris chromosome 9, ASM39365v2, whole genome shotgun sequence encodes:
- the LOC104226484 gene encoding zinc finger A20 and AN1 domain-containing stress-associated protein 8 produces MEHDETGCQPPPEGPILCVNNCGFFGSAANMNMCSKCYRDTVLKQEQAKLAASSIENLVNGSTASEKGETIVVGSVDVQSDSVEAKAVALPSSPISSSSVVAEVKAKEGPNRCGTCKKRVGFTGFKCRCGHLYCGAHRYSDKHDCQFDYRSAAQDAIAKANPVVKAEKLDKI; encoded by the coding sequence ATGGAGCATGATGAGACGGGATGCCAACCCCCTCCTGAAGGCCCTATTTTGTGCGTTAACAACTGTGGCTTCTTTGGAAGTGCTGCAAACATGAACATGTGCTCTAAGTGTTACAGGGACACAGTATTGAAACAAGAACAAGCTAAGTTAGCTGCATCATCGATTGAAAATCTTGTCAATGGATCAACCGCCAGTGAGAAGGGGGAAACTATTGTTGTTGGCTCTGTCGATGTGCAATCTGATTCTGTGGAAGCAAAGGCTGTAGCTTTGCCATCATCTCCAATTTCAAGCTCCAGTGTCGTTGCTGAAGTAAAGGCTAAGGAGGGTCCTAACCGCTGCGGCACTTGTAAAAAAAGGGTTGGCTTCACTGGATTCAAGTGTCGCTGCGGTCACCTGTATTGTGGAGCACACCGTTACTCGGATAAACATGACTGCCAGTTTGATTACCGCTCTGCTGCCCAAGATGCAATAGCAAAGGCCAACCCTGTTGTGAAGGCAGAAAAGCTTGACAAGATCTAG